The nucleotide window CCCCACTACCATGATGCTTCTGGTGCCGCTGCCGCGCTCCAGCAGGAACCGGACCAGTTGCTCGACGGCGGCATTCGGCAGCAGCAGCCCACTGATTTCCAGCGAGCATTTGCGCCCGCACTTTTCCGCCACGATCTGGGCCGTCTGTACCGCCCGTACCAGGGGACTGCTGATGATGGTGCAGGACTTGCCGCTTTCGGGCAGTCGCCTGGCCACCCCCTCGATCGTCTCTCTCCCCTTGTCGGTCAAGTAACGCCATTCCTCGGGCAAGGTCGCGCTCGCCTCGACCGCTTCGGCATGCCTGATGATATATAACACCATCGCATCCTCCATTTGCGCCGTAATGTGCTGATACCAGGCCCTCTGCCGCCCGCCCTGGAATGATTGCCCTTTCCCGGTTCGGCATCTGCGGCAGATTATTCAAAGTATAACGCATCTGCGGCAGCATGCAGGAAAGCGCCGCATGACACATGTGCCACTGCGGTGGGCGTAAAAAATTATCTTGTTTGAGTCTGAAAATGATTTGAGGTATCATGCCTCTCCAATCGATCCGCACCCATCAGACAGCACCTGATGTGCACCATAAAAAAGGAGTTCACCCTATGGCAAGTCTTAACAAAGTCATGTTGATCGGAAATCTCGGCAAGGATCCGGAAGTGCGCTACACCGCCTCGGGACAAGCCGTAGCAGGTTTTTCACTCGCCACCAGCGAGAAGTTCAAAAGCAAGTCAGGTGACTGGGAGGAGCGCACCGAGTGGCACAACATCACTCTGTGGGGCAAACTGGCGGAGATTGCCGGCGAATATCTCTCCAAGGGCAAGACGGTCTACATCGAGGGGCGCCTGCAGACCCGCAAGTGGCAGGACAAAAGCGGCAACGACCGCTACACGACCGAGATCGTCGGCGA belongs to Geobacter sp. SVR and includes:
- the sixA gene encoding phosphohistidine phosphatase SixA — its product is MVLYIIRHAEAVEASATLPEEWRYLTDKGRETIEGVARRLPESGKSCTIISSPLVRAVQTAQIVAEKCGRKCSLEISGLLLPNAAVEQLVRFLLERGSGTRSIMVVGHEPQLSALVARLLQHEEIQLKKAGCVVLEVNQTRPENPAAFYSYVTPGKKPLKSVKKAFMATA
- a CDS encoding single-stranded DNA-binding protein yields the protein MASLNKVMLIGNLGKDPEVRYTASGQAVAGFSLATSEKFKSKSGDWEERTEWHNITLWGKLAEIAGEYLSKGKTVYIEGRLQTRKWQDKSGNDRYTTEIVGDKMQMLSGKGERRSETSSAPSAGGSYDEPPFQDDDIPF